In Ailuropoda melanoleuca isolate Jingjing chromosome 11, ASM200744v2, whole genome shotgun sequence, a genomic segment contains:
- the PLEKHM2 gene encoding pleckstrin homology domain-containing family M member 2 has product MAGASGPRKGKVQVKDRILENISLSVKKLQSYFAACEDETPAIRNHDKVLQRLCEHLDHALLYGLQDLSSGYWVLVVHFTRREAIKQIEVLQHVATNLGRSRAWLYLALNENSLESYLRLFQENLGLLHKYYVKNALVCSHDHLTLFLTLVSGLEFIRFDLDLDAPYLDLAPYMPDYYKPQYLLDFEDRLPSSVQGSDSLSLNSFNSVTSTNLEWDDSAIAPSSEDYDFGDVFPAVPSVPSTDWEDGDLTDTVSGPRSTASDPTSSKASTKSPTQRHNPFSEDAAETVSSSDTTPVHATSQEKGESHALNLPDPCPELEVIRVTKKKKTGKKKKTRLDEEASPLHPSLTQDTCARRGDGDSLVSSPGLGRASPEATFTSPQEEGEGPSSTAESSELSEPGQMGLLIPEMKDTSMERLGQPLSKVIDQLNGQLDPSTWCSHVQSPDQSFRTGSPGEAPEKPPFCDFSEGLPAPMDFYRFTVESPSTLTSGGSNHDPAGPGQPLHVPGSPATAGQEEGGGGREGQTPGPLEDAPRKAQEPGTQEPDTELPPVGEGPVPEPEPGTHETLCQLKRDPPSPCLSSAEDSGVDEGQGSPSEMTHSAEFRVDNNHLLLLMIHVFRENEEQLFKMIRMSTGHMEGNLQLLYVLLTDCYVYLLRKGAAEKPYLVEEAVSYNELDYVSVGLDQQTVKLVCTNRRKQFLLDTADVALAEFFLASLKSAMIKGCREPPYPSVLTDATMEKLALAKFVAQESKCEATAVTVHFYGLVHWEDPMDESLGPMPCHCSPPEGAITKEGVLHYKAGTSYLGREHWKTCFVVLSNGILYQYPDRTDVTPLLSVNMGGEQCGGCRRANTTDRPHAFQVILSDRPCLELGADSEADMADWMQHLCQAVSKGVIPQGVTPSPCIPCCLVITDDRLFTCHEDCQTSFFRSLGTVKLADINAVSTEPGKEYCVLEFSQDSQQPLPPWVIYLSCTSELDRFLSALSSGWKTIYQVDLPHKAIQEASNKKFEDALSLIHSAWQRSDSLCRGRASRDPWC; this is encoded by the exons ttgCAGAGCTACTTTGCTGCATGTGAAGACGAGACCCCCGCCATCCGGAACCACGACAAGGTCCTGCAACGTCTGTGTGAGCACCTGGACCACGCCCTGCTGTACGG ACTGCAAGACCTCTCATCTGGCTACTGGGTGCTCGTGGTGCATTTCACCCGGAGAGAGGCCATCAAACAGATCGAGGTGCTGCAGCACGTGGCCACCAACCTGGGGCGCA GCAGGGCCTGGCTGTACCTGGCACTCAACGAGAACTCCCTGGAGAGCTACCTGCGGCTGTTCCAGGAGAACCTGGGTCTGCTGCATAAATACTACGTCAA GAATGCCCTGGTCTGCAGCCACGATCACCTGACTCTCTTCCTGACCTTGGTGTCTGGGCTGGAGTTCATTCGATTCGACCTGGATCTG GACGCCCCGTACTTAGACTTGGCCCCCTACATGCCCGACTACTACAAACCGCAGTACCTGCTGGACTTCGAAGACCGCCTTCCCAGCTCCGTGCAAGGCTCAGACAGCCTGTCCCTCAACTCCTTCAACTCCGTCACCTCCACCAACCTGGAGTGGGATGACAGTGCCATTGCCCCATCCAGTGAGG ATTATGATTTTGGAGATGTGTTTCCAGCAGTGCCGTCTGTACCCAGCACAGACTGGGAAG ATGGAGACCTCACAGACACCGTCAGCGGCCCCCGCTCCACCGCTTCGGACCCAACCAGCAGCAAAGCTTCCACCAAGAGTCCCACCCAGCGCCACAACCCCTTCAGTGAGGACGCGGCCGAGACCGTGTCCTCCTCCGATACCACCCCAGTGCACGCCACCTCCCAGGAGAAGGGCGAATCCCACGCTCTCAACCTGCCAGACCCCTGCCCGGAGCTTGAAGTCATCAG GGTCACCAAGAAGAAGAAGACTggcaagaagaagaagacgaGGTTGGATGAGGAAGCTAGTCCACTTCACCCCTCCTTGACCCAGGACACCTGTGCCCGGCGGGGGGATGGTGACAGCCTGGTCAGCAGCCCAGGCCTGGGGCGGGCCTCCCCGGAAGCGACCTTTACTTCcccccaggaggagggagaggggcccagCAGCACAGCGGAGAGCAGCGAGCTCTCGGAGCCCGGCCAGATGGGCCTGCTTATCCCCGAGATGAAGGACACCTCCATGGAGCGCTTGGGGCAGCCCCTGAGTAAGGTCATTGACCAGCTCAACGGGCAGCTGGACCCCAGCACCTGGTGCTCCCACGTCCAGTCCCCAGACCAGTCCTTTCGGACCGGCTCTCCCGGGGAAGCCCCGGAGAAGCCGCCATTTTGCGACTTTAGCGAGGGGCTTCCAGCCCCAATGGATTTCTACCGCTTTACCGTCGAGAGTCCAAGCACTCTTACATCAGGTGGCAGCAACCATGACCCTGCAGGGCCTGGCCAACCGCTGCATGTTCCTGGTAGCCCTGCGACTGCTGGccaagaagagggaggaggaggaagagagggacagaCGCCTGGGCCCCTAGAGGACGCCCCCAGGAAGGCCCAGGAGCCGGGGACCCAGGAGCCGGACACTGAGTTGCCCCCGGTCGGGGAGGGGCCTGTGCCAGAACCAGAGCCCGGGACCCACGAGACTCTTTGCCAGCTCAAGCGAGACCCGCCCAGCCCGTGTCTGAGCAGCGCAGAGGACTCTGGGGTGGATGAGGGGCAGGGGAGCCCGTCCGAGATGACCCATTCGGCAGAGTTCAG AGTAGACAACAATCACTTACTCCTGCTGATGATCCATGTGTTTCGAGAAAACGAAGAGCAGCTGTTCAAG ATGATCCGGATGAGTACCGGGCACATGGAGGGCAACCTGCAGCTGCTGTACGTGCTGCTCACGGACTGCTACGTCTATCTGCTCCGGAAAG GGGCCGCAGAGAAGCCATACCTGGTGGAAGAGGCCGTTTCTTACAACGAACTTGACTATGTGTCG GTGGGCCTGGACCAGCAGACGGTGAAGCTGGTGTGCACCAACCGCAGGAAGCAGTTCTTGCTGGACACAGCCGACGTGGCCCTGGCTGA GTTCTTCTTGGCCTCTTTGAAGTCCGCCATGATCAAAGGCTGCCGGGAACCACCTTACCCCAGCGTCCTGACTGACGCCACCATGGAGAAGCTGGCGCTGGCCAAGTTTGTGGCTCAGGAGTCTAAGTGTGAG gcCACTGCTGTCACTGTGCACTTCTACGGTCTTGTCCACTGGGAGGACCCCATGGATGAGTCCCTGGGTCCCATGCCCTGCCACTGCTCGCCCCCCGAGGGCGCCATCACCAAAGAAGGCGTGCTGCATTACAAGGCGGGCACCTCTTACCTGGGCAGAGAGCACTGGAAGACCTGCTTCGTGGTACTCAG CAACGGGATCCTCTACCAGTATCCCGACCGCACTGATGTCACCCCCCTGCTGTCGGTGAACATGGG GGGGGAGCAGTGCGGTGGCTGTCGGAGAGCCAACACCACGGATCGGCCCCACGCCTTCCAGGTCATCCTCTCCGACCGGCCCTGCCTGGAGCTGGGCGCCGACAGCGAGGCCGACATGGCCGACTGGATGCAGCATCTCTGCCAGGCTGTGTCCAAGGGG GTCATCCCCCAGGGGGTGACTCCCAGCCCCTGCATCCCCTGCTGCCTAGTGATCACCGACGACCGCCTCTTCACGTGCCACGAGGACTGCCAGACCAGCTTCTTCCGCTCCCTGGGCACAGTCAAGCTGGCCGACATCAATGCTGTCTCCACTGAACCGGGCAAGGAGTACTGTGTCCTG GAGTTTTCCCAGGAcagccagcagcccctcccaccctgggTCATCTACCTGAGCTGCACATCTGAACTGGACCGATTCCTGTCTGCACTGAGCTctgggtggaaaaccatttaccaG